The window TCGTCTTCAAAATCCGTCTAAATAGACGGATAATCAGACGGATGAAATCAGACGAATTATCCGTCCAAATTGAAAAACCACTGGCTGCCCAAACTCGGAGGGTAacaaaaattataaggatttgaatgggaatctcgataacaaactgaaaaaggtATTTgcacgcaaaagttctcaataaaaaaaaaaaaaagccgtactttattgtccaGGTGacttctcgctttttgtgtggttatttgcctgattggaTGCGATGtaagcgacttctcaacttCCTGGGTTGTTACTCATACATAAATAAAGGAAGGCTGCATGGAAAGTATacgtaatttctagcttactcACATCTCGTCGATAAAATAGTAAAATTAAACGatacttacctgtaagttgaagtttgattgagattctaccgaGTTATAAAGTGCTAGGAGATTACATGAGATCGCAGCGCATGCGCCAACTCAGTCTTCAAAGGCTTAATGTGAGTGACTCACAGGTACCAACAAAGGGTGGGTTGGGAGGGCATGTAATCTCCCAGCACTTTATAACTCGGTAGAATCTCAATcgaacttcaacttacaggtaagtctcgtttaattttactaTTCTACCTCGTTATCGTGCTGTGAGATCACATGAGATATTGAAGCAACACGAACATTAAGCATAATCAACAAAACATTTATTACAACTGTGTGTTGCCTACACTGCTGAGCACCTTGTCAGCAAATGTGTTCTCTTTAACAATAGGCTTGTTATAAAATTTCGCGAATGTAGACTCTGAGGACCATCCAGTTGTATGCAAAATATCGTCAAGGCTTACTGAAGCATTACTGGCTGCAGACGTACTCAGTCTGGCAGCCCTAGTACTATGTGGTTTAAGCCTGGATGTATCGATTCCAGAGTCAGTCAGAACCAACTTAACCCAACGACTAATGGTGTCTCTACTTACTCTTTTAAAAGGTCTATTATAACTAATAAACAATTGGCTTTCTGAGCCCCGTAAGGATTGTGTCCTTGTTAGGTACTCCTTTAATGTTCTTACAACACCGAGAGTCTCATCCTTGAAAGGTCTGAGTTCTACAAGAGGGTTTTTGACACCTGGTCTGCTTTGTTTTAAGTGGTCAACAATCTGAAAAGTATAGCAATTATTCACAGAGACCATGTGGTCAATGCTTAACAAATGAACGGTCTGACCTCTTTGGCCCGAAACTAGTAGAATAAGCGCAAGGTGTTTCAGTGTAAGTTCCTTCAAGGACAACTTATCCACAGGCGATAAAGACTGAAGATATGAAAGAACAATGGACACATCCCAAATTTCTGTGTATTTAGGTCTTGGTGGTTTTTCCTGGAAAATGCCGTTCATTAGCCGAGATACCAGAGGGTGTTTTCCTACGCATGTCCCATTCTCTAAAGTAATATAGCTAGACAAAGCACTTCGGGCTGTATTAACGGCACTGTATGTAAGGCCTTGCTGATATAGCAGGGTTAGAAAATCAAGCACAGGCACTACAGATGGTTGAATGTGACTGATCTGCCTCTGATTACAAAACGTTTGCCACTTTGTAATGTAGGTACTGTACTGTTTCTTTGTTCCATCTCTCCAGGAGGCCATGATGAGCTTAGCAGCCGCCTCTGAAACTCCTCTATCCTGGATGGATTGCCAGACAAGAGACATGCCAGCATAGTCAATTTCCTCCTTAAGGGGTGTAGTGTTTGAGGAGAGTGTGATAGTGAAAGTAGGTCCTCCTGCTTCGGCAAGACAAATGGGATTGCAATTAACATTTTCAGCAGTTGTGGCCACCAAACTTGAGTAGGCCAAAGTGGTAGGATCATGATTCCCTGAGGTACTTGTTCCTCCAAAATCTTTTGCAGGCACCTGTGAATTTGACAGAAGGGGGAAAAGGCATAAAAATACAAGGAGTTCCAGCTAATTGTAAATGCATCCACAAAACATGAGGCTGGGTCAGGTTTCCATGAGACAAACTTGGGGAGCTGTGTATTAAGTCTAGTTGCAAATAAATCAATCTCTGGGGTACCCCAATGGATGGGGTACCCCAGGGTCCATTCAGTTCGGTCATTGAACAACCGAGACTCTTTGTCAGCCTCGGTATTTTCCACTACAGCTATGTGAGTTGCAGTTAACCAAGTGTTGTTGTGTACACAGCAATCCCATACGTCATATGCAATTTGGTTACCACGTGGAGATTTTGTGCCCCCCATAGCGTTGATGTGTTCCACAGTGGTGGAATTGTCACAAAGTAGTTTGACATGTTTATTCTTTAGCCTGTCACCTAACGCCTGCACAGCAAAATGAACAGCCTTCAGTTCTAGCTCACTGATGTGTAACTGGCACCGGAACGGACCATAAGCCTTGGGTAGTGTCACCATCCAAATACACGCCCCACCCCTTTTTTGAAGCATCAGTTCTAAGTTCAAGGACCGGATTTCCATGTGAAATTGGATTAAAAGCCTTATCTACATTTTCAATCCACCAAGAGAGTTCACCCTTTGCCCTTGAGGAGAGAATTAGCTGAGCTTCATAGTCACCCTTATGTTTTCTGAGGGCAAAGTTCTTTTCTATTTCTAAATTCCTGTAGTGAAGCTGGCCAAGTTGTACTCCGGGTAGGCAAGAGACAAGTGTGCCCACTAACTGGGCGAGCTCTGTAATTGTAGAATGACTTTTGAG of the Montipora capricornis isolate CH-2021 chromosome 7, ASM3666992v2, whole genome shotgun sequence genome contains:
- the LOC138055872 gene encoding uncharacterized protein translates to MVTLPKAYGPFRCQLHISELELKAVHFAVQALGDRLKNKHVKLLCDNSTTVEHINAMGGTKSPRGNQIAYDVWDCCVPAKDFGGTSTSGNHDPTTLAYSSLVATTAENVNCNPICLAEAGGPTFTITLSSNTTPLKEEIDYAGMSLVWQSIQDRGVSEAAAKLIMASWRDGTKKQYSTYITKWQTFCNQRQISHIQPSVVPVLDFLTLLYQQGLTYSAVNTARSALSSYITLENGTCVGKHPLVSRLMNGIFQEKPPRPKYTEIWDVSIVLSYLQSLSPVDKLSLKELTLKHLALILLVSGQRGQTVHLLSIDHMVSVNNCYTFQIVDHLKQSRPGVKNPLVELRPFKDETLGVVRTLKEYLTRTQSLRGSESQLFISYNRPFKRVSRDTISRWVKLVLTDSGIDTSRLKPHSTRAARLSTSAASNASVSLDDILHTTGWSSESTFAKFYNKPIVKENTFADKVLSSVGNTQL